Proteins encoded together in one Gammaproteobacteria bacterium window:
- a CDS encoding acyltransferase family protein yields the protein MSENRIAYLDAARTFAALMGIVLHAACGYMKFAIAEWPRYGAEYNIFFDYLVGIIHLIYMPAYFFLAGFFCHLLNKKLKFLGFTVNRLKRIVLPLLIFSTLIHLRLLISSLFLNQIHSLKDLLLIYNNVSYLWFLEYLLIYYIFYLLIMPLMSRATISRLFDAPTSYWINSRWSFITIVGLQALLLYLSNAWYIPVILSIIPGFYLLLMYAIYFLLGVLVMQYNVFEKFFRVQLKYCVSGFIVFGLYFIIMQTKSDSEIIRSIAIVLYSFSGYLLLLSFFGGCVKFFPLKNRLIRYCADASYWMYLSQIYFILIVHDITARFLNSIFAQFLVIFVVTTLLTLITYPVFFRRPSQLRASFPLTSVSVGKGN from the coding sequence ATGTCTGAAAATAGAATAGCTTATCTCGATGCTGCAAGAACATTTGCTGCATTGATGGGAATTGTATTACATGCAGCATGTGGCTATATGAAATTTGCAATTGCAGAATGGCCACGTTACGGAGCTGAGTATAATATTTTTTTTGATTATTTGGTGGGAATAATCCACTTGATTTATATGCCTGCTTATTTCTTTTTGGCGGGTTTTTTCTGTCACTTGCTAAATAAGAAATTAAAATTTTTGGGTTTCACTGTAAATCGATTAAAACGCATTGTGCTACCCTTATTAATTTTTTCTACTTTAATCCACTTGCGCTTGTTAATCTCCAGCCTTTTTTTAAATCAAATTCACTCCCTAAAAGATCTATTGCTAATTTATAATAATGTCTCGTATTTATGGTTTTTAGAGTATCTATTAATCTATTACATTTTTTATCTGTTAATAATGCCATTAATGTCTAGAGCGACAATCAGCAGATTGTTCGATGCGCCCACCTCTTATTGGATAAATTCAAGATGGAGCTTTATTACCATTGTAGGGTTGCAGGCTTTATTACTTTATTTGAGTAATGCATGGTACATCCCAGTGATACTAAGCATTATTCCTGGTTTTTATTTACTGCTCATGTATGCGATTTATTTTCTGTTAGGCGTATTAGTGATGCAGTACAACGTATTCGAGAAATTTTTTCGGGTGCAGCTGAAATATTGTGTGAGTGGATTTATAGTATTCGGGCTATATTTCATTATTATGCAAACTAAAAGCGATTCTGAAATTATCAGATCTATCGCCATAGTTTTGTACTCTTTCTCAGGATATTTATTGCTCTTAAGTTTTTTTGGCGGATGCGTGAAGTTTTTCCCCTTGAAAAATAGATTAATACGCTATTGTGCAGATGCTTCTTATTGGATGTATCTGAGTCAAATTTATTTCATTCTTATTGTTCACGATATCACGGCCAGATTTTTGAATTCTATTTTTGCGCAGTTTCTTGTGATTTTTGTCGTGACCACTCTGCTAACGCTAATAACCTATCCGGTATTTTTTAGAAGACCATCACAATTGCGTGCTAGTTTCCCTCTCACTAGCGTGAGTGTTGGCAAAGGGAATTGA